A genome region from Arthrobacter agilis includes the following:
- a CDS encoding MFS transporter has translation MDQRQDDDQRDQQDRHDQQRRVIRILVIAQILGGLGAGATLSLGALLAAETSGSSAWSGMAATMATLGAAAAAVPLATLAQRRGRRISLAAGAVVACLGGLLAITAASLAVFPLLLVALVLLGAGAATGLQARFAATDLATEATRGRSLSVVVWSTTIGAVLGPNLFEPGQAVAGVLGIPPLSGGFVFTAVAQAAAALVYSLGLRPDPLLTALRRDAAAHPAGAPAPARQRGLAILARNPPARFAVVAIAASHAAMVSVMSMTPVHLHDHGAGLSVVGLTISLHVAGMYALSPLFGWIADRAGKIQGILLGQVLLLAALLTAWRASGSEVWVTVSLILLGLGWSACVVSASALLAGAVDVTERAPVQGSSDLIMNLAGALGGALAGPGLVLLGYSGLGLAAAVLVGVVLAWTLRRLAGHTATAVPA, from the coding sequence ATGGATCAGCGGCAGGACGACGACCAGCGAGACCAGCAGGACCGGCACGACCAGCAGCGTCGCGTCATCCGGATCCTGGTGATCGCGCAGATCCTCGGCGGGCTGGGCGCCGGCGCCACGCTCTCCCTCGGTGCGCTCCTGGCGGCGGAGACCTCCGGCTCCAGTGCGTGGTCCGGGATGGCCGCGACCATGGCGACCCTCGGTGCCGCCGCAGCAGCCGTCCCCCTCGCGACGCTCGCCCAGCGCAGGGGGCGCCGTATCTCCCTGGCAGCCGGCGCCGTCGTCGCCTGCCTGGGTGGGCTCCTCGCCATCACGGCCGCCTCGCTCGCCGTCTTCCCGCTGCTGCTCGTGGCCCTGGTCCTGCTCGGGGCCGGCGCGGCGACGGGCCTCCAGGCGCGCTTCGCCGCGACGGACCTCGCCACCGAGGCGACGCGTGGACGCAGCCTCTCCGTCGTGGTCTGGTCCACCACCATCGGCGCCGTCCTCGGCCCCAATCTCTTCGAGCCGGGCCAGGCCGTGGCCGGGGTGCTCGGCATCCCGCCGCTCAGCGGGGGCTTCGTCTTCACCGCCGTCGCGCAGGCCGCGGCCGCCCTCGTCTACTCGCTGGGGCTGCGCCCCGATCCGCTCCTGACCGCCCTCCGCCGCGACGCCGCGGCCCATCCGGCAGGCGCGCCCGCTCCGGCGAGGCAACGCGGACTGGCGATCCTCGCCCGCAATCCGCCGGCCCGTTTCGCCGTCGTGGCGATCGCGGCCAGCCACGCCGCCATGGTCTCCGTCATGTCCATGACGCCCGTCCACCTGCACGACCACGGCGCCGGGCTGTCCGTCGTCGGACTGACCATCAGCCTGCACGTGGCCGGGATGTACGCGCTGTCGCCCCTGTTCGGCTGGATCGCGGACCGCGCCGGGAAGATCCAGGGCATCCTCCTCGGCCAGGTGCTCCTGCTGGCGGCACTGCTGACCGCGTGGCGGGCGTCCGGATCCGAGGTGTGGGTGACGGTGAGCCTGATCCTGCTCGGACTCGGCTGGTCGGCCTGCGTCGTCTCGGCGTCGGCCCTCCTGGCGGGGGCGGTGGACGTCACCGAGCGCGCACCGGTCCAGGGCTCGTCGGATCTCATCATGAACCTCGCCGGCGCACTCGGCGGCGCACTCGCCGGCCCGGGCCTCGTGCTGCTGGGATACTCGGGGCTCGGCCTGGCCGCAGCCGTCCTGGTCGGCGTGGTGCTGGCCTGGACCCTCCGGCGCCTGGCCGGGCACACGGCCACGGCCGTCCCGGCCTGA